The following proteins are co-located in the Streptococcus downei MFe28 genome:
- a CDS encoding transglycosylase SLT domain-containing protein encodes MRKRKTNRTSDKLFIVTILTTFAAIVFGFISEHTKISISESSFAEEVSSTKESNKADGHQEKGQTEAKAAEAPASTATAPTETANPQSEGLDSTSEQAQPQVAASETSANSSTATVAASANRGPQPLSNGNTAGAIGSDAAAQMAAATGVSQATWEYIIARESNGNPNVANGSGASGLFQTMPGWGSTATVQDQVDSAINAYNAQGMSAWGM; translated from the coding sequence ATGCGTAAGAGAAAAACGAATCGGACATCTGACAAGTTATTCATCGTTACAATTTTAACAACCTTTGCGGCTATCGTCTTTGGTTTTATCTCAGAACACACAAAAATCTCAATTTCAGAATCTTCTTTTGCAGAAGAAGTTTCGTCTACAAAAGAAAGTAATAAAGCTGATGGTCATCAGGAAAAGGGGCAAACTGAGGCTAAGGCAGCTGAAGCGCCTGCCTCAACAGCCACTGCTCCTACGGAAACAGCTAATCCTCAATCAGAAGGTCTAGATTCGACCTCAGAGCAGGCTCAACCACAGGTGGCCGCTAGTGAAACTAGTGCCAATAGCTCAACGGCTACTGTAGCAGCCAGCGCCAATCGTGGACCACAACCCCTCAGCAATGGCAATACTGCTGGTGCTATTGGCTCAGATGCAGCGGCACAAATGGCTGCGGCGACTGGTGTTAGCCAAGCAACTTGGGAATACATTATCGCTCGCGAATCAAACGGTAATCCAAATGTTGCCAATGGTTCAGGAGCTTCGGGCCTCTTCCAAACCATGCCAGGTTGGGGTTCGACGGCTACCGTTCAAGACCAAGTCGACTCAGCAATCAACGCTTACAATGCCCAAGGCATGTCAGCCTGGGGTATGTAA
- a CDS encoding helix-turn-helix domain-containing protein has product MKKVSIGEYLSTARLAKDLTVEEVSVELKIPMQYITVMEHNQFQFLTKEKADNYLKSYADFLALDSQPLLKGYEDPDFRIEVEEEEEVEPILETQEQVPKMVEPFTKWSRSDRFEYLKNPKRRLPLVLMSLLTILLLGLMAWAVYLQISDEIRKEVLPRSSLKQASNQVQAQENSSSSDSQLTAKTKGSNISVSLAGQRDQVTIEISQDSDQENLVSLTNSDLDKKGITLDSNTKETRATLKSDVDKSVITLARTDNVTVKINGQDLDLSGLAKDNTSYITLTVK; this is encoded by the coding sequence ATGAAAAAAGTGAGCATTGGTGAGTATCTGTCTACCGCTCGCCTTGCCAAGGACCTAACAGTAGAAGAAGTCTCTGTAGAGCTCAAAATCCCAATGCAGTATATTACTGTGATGGAGCATAATCAGTTTCAATTTCTAACCAAAGAAAAGGCCGATAACTATCTTAAAAGCTATGCTGACTTCTTAGCATTAGATAGTCAGCCCCTCCTAAAGGGTTATGAGGATCCTGATTTTCGAATTGAGGTCGAAGAGGAGGAAGAAGTTGAGCCTATTCTTGAGACGCAAGAGCAAGTTCCCAAAATGGTTGAACCCTTCACCAAGTGGTCTCGGTCGGATCGCTTTGAGTATCTGAAAAATCCCAAACGTCGTCTGCCCCTGGTTTTAATGTCGCTTTTGACGATTTTACTACTTGGCTTAATGGCTTGGGCGGTTTATCTTCAAATCAGTGATGAGATAAGAAAAGAAGTCCTACCTAGATCCTCTCTCAAGCAGGCGAGCAATCAGGTTCAGGCTCAAGAAAATTCTTCTTCTAGTGATAGTCAACTGACAGCTAAAACTAAGGGTTCCAATATTTCAGTCAGCCTAGCTGGTCAAAGGGATCAGGTTACCATAGAGATTTCCCAGGATTCTGATCAAGAAAATCTTGTTTCCCTAACTAATTCTGATCTGGACAAGAAGGGCATCACCTTAGACAGCAACACTAAAGAGACAAGAGCCACCCTTAAATCAGATGTTGACAAGTCCGTTATCACCCTAGCTAGAACCGATAATGTCACGGTGAAAATCAATGGACAAGACCTAGATTTATCGGGTTTAGCCAAGGATAACACTAGTTACATTACCCTAACCGTCAAGTAA
- a CDS encoding energy-coupling factor ABC transporter ATP-binding protein produces the protein MTDIISVDKLNFKYQEEDDNILKDVTFHVKQGEWLAILGHNGSGKSTLVRLLDGLLEAQSGQIRIAGQVLSETNVWDLRRKIGMVFQNPDNQFVGATVADDVAFGLENQGLPYEEMKVQVQEALDLVGMADFAEREPARLSGGQKQRVAIAGIVAMRPEILILDEATSMLDPEGRLDLMATIKTVRDKYAMTVISITHDLDEVAMSDRVLVMKAGQIESSSTPSDLLGRGDDLLNLGLDIPFSSQLIRALKDNGLALSKPYLDETTLGDELWALVSNK, from the coding sequence ATGACAGATATTATTTCAGTTGACAAGCTAAATTTTAAATACCAAGAGGAAGATGACAATATCCTCAAAGATGTAACGTTTCACGTGAAACAAGGCGAGTGGTTGGCTATCCTTGGTCATAATGGTTCGGGAAAATCGACTCTTGTCCGCCTACTTGATGGACTTCTTGAGGCTCAGTCTGGTCAAATCAGGATTGCTGGTCAGGTTCTAAGTGAGACTAATGTTTGGGATTTGAGACGTAAGATTGGTATGGTCTTTCAAAATCCAGACAATCAATTTGTTGGAGCTACTGTAGCCGATGATGTGGCTTTTGGCCTGGAAAATCAGGGCCTCCCCTATGAAGAAATGAAGGTCCAAGTTCAAGAAGCGCTAGACTTGGTTGGGATGGCTGACTTTGCAGAGCGAGAACCAGCTAGACTCTCAGGAGGTCAGAAGCAAAGGGTGGCCATCGCTGGCATTGTTGCCATGCGACCGGAAATTCTCATTCTGGATGAAGCCACTAGTATGCTGGATCCCGAAGGGCGACTAGACCTGATGGCAACTATTAAGACCGTGCGAGATAAATATGCCATGACCGTTATATCCATCACCCACGATTTGGATGAGGTGGCTATGAGTGACCGCGTTTTAGTCATGAAGGCCGGTCAGATAGAATCCAGCTCAACCCCAAGTGATTTACTGGGACGGGGTGATGACCTCTTGAATTTAGGCTTAGATATTCCTTTTAGCTCGCAATTGATTAGAGCCTTGAAAGATAATGGACTTGCTCTCAGCAAGCCCTATTTGGATGAAACTACACTAGGAGATGAGTTATGGGCATTAGTCTCAAACAAGTAA
- the pgsA gene encoding CDP-diacylglycerol--glycerol-3-phosphate 3-phosphatidyltransferase, which translates to MIKKENIPNLLTIIRIFMIPVFLILTSVSNDLVWHIVAAVIFALTSLTDYLDGYLARKWKVVTNFGKFADPLADKMLVMSAFIMLVGMKMAPAWVVAIIICRELAVTGLRLLLVENGGTVLAAAMPGKIKTATQMFSIIFLLCHLNLLGTILLYIALFFTIYSGYDYFKGAGYLFKDTFK; encoded by the coding sequence ATGATAAAAAAAGAAAACATCCCTAATTTACTGACCATCATCCGCATCTTTATGATTCCCGTCTTTTTGATTTTGACCTCGGTTTCAAATGATCTGGTCTGGCATATTGTGGCCGCAGTCATTTTTGCCCTTACCAGCTTAACCGACTATCTCGATGGCTATCTGGCCCGTAAGTGGAAGGTTGTGACCAATTTTGGTAAGTTTGCTGACCCCTTGGCCGACAAGATGTTGGTCATGTCAGCCTTCATCATGTTGGTCGGGATGAAGATGGCTCCAGCTTGGGTTGTCGCGATTATTATCTGTCGAGAGTTAGCAGTCACAGGCCTTCGGCTTCTTTTGGTTGAAAATGGCGGAACCGTTCTAGCAGCGGCCATGCCGGGAAAAATCAAAACTGCGACTCAGATGTTTTCTATCATTTTTCTCCTTTGCCACCTAAATCTGTTAGGAACCATCTTGCTTTATATCGCCCTCTTCTTTACGATTTATTCAGGCTATGATTACTTCAAGGGCGCGGGTTACCTCTTCAAAGACACCTTCAAATAA
- a CDS encoding LysM peptidoglycan-binding domain-containing protein: MSIKSILKDSLHSKKLALAGLSAAAAFGATAAANVVHAETYTVQAGDTLSEIAESHNTTVDNLAQTNNIANPDFIVAGQTIEVGGTVSSAMGVAQDLENDATAADTQAASADETAVQPQEVADASTTSEAPVDYTQDATATSEAPAQEEISVADSQAPQEAPVQEDTSAQDAATTSEAPAQEQADQTSTDQASEETSQAPASEEDNQDTASSEEAQAPQDANAVVSEDSASSEAPQEEATPASEAAEATSEAPAQEDEDSSAQAAPASSGYSSNLSAADAAAKEEIAQRESGGNYSAENGSYYGRYQLTRDYLNNDLSEENQERTADDYVNSRYGSWSAALDYWNANGWY; encoded by the coding sequence ATGTCTATAAAATCAATTTTGAAAGATAGTCTTCATTCTAAAAAATTAGCTTTGGCAGGATTGTCAGCAGCGGCAGCCTTTGGTGCTACTGCAGCAGCCAATGTTGTTCACGCTGAAACTTATACCGTTCAAGCAGGAGATACTCTTTCAGAAATTGCTGAAAGTCATAACACAACTGTTGATAACTTGGCTCAAACTAACAATATTGCTAACCCAGACTTTATCGTAGCTGGACAAACCATCGAAGTTGGTGGGACAGTTTCATCAGCAATGGGTGTTGCTCAAGATCTTGAAAATGACGCAACTGCTGCAGACACTCAAGCAGCAAGTGCAGATGAAACAGCTGTTCAACCGCAAGAAGTCGCTGACGCTTCAACTACAAGTGAAGCACCTGTAGACTACACTCAGGATGCAACAGCAACGAGTGAAGCACCTGCTCAAGAGGAAATTTCAGTAGCAGATAGCCAAGCGCCACAAGAAGCACCAGTCCAAGAAGACACCAGTGCACAAGATGCTGCAACCACAAGCGAGGCACCTGCTCAAGAACAAGCTGACCAAACGTCAACAGACCAAGCTTCAGAAGAAACCAGCCAAGCCCCTGCTTCTGAAGAAGACAATCAGGATACGGCAAGCTCTGAAGAGGCTCAAGCACCACAAGATGCTAACGCTGTTGTTTCTGAAGATAGTGCAAGCTCCGAAGCTCCACAAGAGGAAGCTACTCCAGCCAGCGAAGCCGCTGAAGCAACGAGTGAAGCACCGGCTCAAGAAGATGAAGATAGTAGCGCACAAGCTGCCCCAGCTTCATCAGGCTATTCTTCAAATCTTAGCGCAGCAGATGCCGCAGCTAAGGAAGAAATTGCTCAGCGTGAGTCAGGTGGTAATTACTCAGCTGAAAACGGTTCTTACTATGGCCGTTACCAACTAACTAGAGACTACCTCAATAATGACCTTTCTGAAGAAAATCAAGAAAGGACAGCTGATGACTACGTCAACAGTCGTTACGGTTCTTGGTCAGCCGCTCTTGATTATTGGAATGCTAACGGTTGGTACTAA
- the mnmA gene encoding tRNA 2-thiouridine(34) synthase MnmA, whose translation MTDNSKTRVVVGMSGGVDSSVTALLLKEQGYDVIGVFMKNWDDTDEFGVCTATEDYKDVAAVADQIGIPYYSVNFEKEYWDRVFEYFLAEYRAGRTPNPDVMCNKEIKFKAFLDYAMSLGADYVATGHYAQVSRDEDGTVHMLRGADNNKDQTYFLSQLSQEQLQKVMFPLGHLEKPEVRKIAEEAGLATAKKKDSTGICFIGEKNFKEFLSNYLPAQPGRMLTLDGKDMGQHAGLMYYTIGQRGGLGIGGQQGGGNAPWFVVGKDLSQNILYVGQGFYHDALMSTSLKASTIHFTRDTPEEFTMECTAKFRYRQPDSKVTVHVKGDQAEVVFDQPQRAITPGQAVVFYDGDECLGGGIIDNAYKNEVVCQYI comes from the coding sequence ATGACTGATAATTCTAAGACCCGTGTTGTCGTTGGAATGAGTGGCGGCGTAGATTCATCGGTTACAGCCCTCCTGCTCAAGGAGCAGGGCTACGATGTTATCGGCGTTTTTATGAAAAACTGGGACGATACGGATGAATTTGGGGTCTGTACGGCGACCGAAGACTACAAGGATGTCGCTGCAGTTGCAGACCAAATTGGTATTCCCTACTACTCTGTCAACTTTGAAAAAGAGTATTGGGACCGTGTTTTTGAGTATTTTCTAGCCGAATATCGGGCAGGTCGCACGCCTAATCCCGATGTTATGTGCAACAAGGAAATCAAATTTAAGGCCTTTCTGGACTATGCTATGAGTCTGGGGGCCGATTATGTGGCGACTGGCCACTATGCTCAGGTATCTCGTGATGAGGACGGGACGGTTCATATGTTGCGGGGAGCTGACAACAATAAGGATCAGACCTATTTCCTCAGCCAGCTCTCGCAAGAGCAACTGCAAAAAGTGATGTTCCCTTTGGGTCATTTGGAAAAGCCAGAGGTCCGCAAAATCGCGGAAGAAGCCGGTCTGGCAACCGCCAAGAAGAAGGATTCAACCGGAATCTGCTTCATTGGTGAGAAGAATTTTAAAGAATTCCTCAGCAACTACCTGCCAGCCCAACCTGGGCGTATGCTGACCCTTGATGGCAAGGATATGGGTCAACATGCTGGTCTCATGTATTACACCATTGGCCAACGTGGCGGTCTGGGAATTGGCGGCCAACAAGGTGGTGGCAACGCCCCTTGGTTTGTGGTCGGTAAAGACCTCTCACAAAACATCCTTTATGTTGGCCAAGGCTTTTACCATGATGCTCTCATGTCAACCAGCCTTAAGGCTTCCACCATCCACTTTACCCGTGACACACCAGAGGAGTTCACCATGGAGTGCACGGCCAAATTCCGTTACCGTCAGCCCGATTCCAAGGTGACCGTTCATGTCAAGGGGGACCAGGCTGAGGTGGTCTTCGACCAACCTCAAAGGGCCATCACGCCCGGCCAAGCCGTGGTCTTCTACGACGGCGACGAATGCCTGGGCGGTGGTATTATTGACAATGCCTATAAGAACGAAGTGGTTTGTCAGTATATCTAA
- the yfmF gene encoding EF-P 5-aminopentanol modification-associated protein YfmF, with product MKIVEGVNLHLIKVQKFKNNHLTLRFTGERLKKTLAKRVLVAQMLATANADYPTSQKFRKALAQLYGTNLSTSLSTKGKAHILDIDLEFINPTYLDEQGFQHKIFELLYTILYRPLITLEQFQSKVFDVEKANLMSYLESDKEDPFYTSELNLYDLFYQDENLKISKFANVDLVEQENSFTAYQEFQRMLREDQIDIFILGEFESALILEEINRFPFQARKVYKFVNYSQEVFNVTKEKLGRRNDYQSILQLAYHLPLTYGHKDFPVALVLNGMLGGFAHSRLFTQVREKEGLAYSIGSQVHPYTDLLQVYAGIDRHQREKTLRMINREWHYLKSGRFSSQLLRQSKQLLLNNYALAEDSPKTLIERRYNKLYLGQQDQNPSTWAEKISRVTKADIMQLARNIHLQALYYLEGDK from the coding sequence ATGAAAATTGTTGAGGGTGTCAACCTACACCTGATAAAAGTTCAAAAGTTCAAGAACAACCATCTCACCCTTCGTTTTACAGGGGAACGCTTGAAGAAGACCTTAGCCAAGAGGGTCTTGGTGGCTCAAATGCTAGCTACTGCTAATGCCGATTACCCAACTTCGCAAAAATTCCGTAAAGCCTTAGCCCAGTTATATGGAACAAATCTGTCAACTAGTTTGTCAACCAAGGGAAAGGCTCATATCCTTGATATAGACTTGGAATTTATTAATCCAACCTATCTTGATGAGCAAGGTTTTCAACATAAAATTTTTGAACTGCTTTACACGATTCTTTACAGACCTCTCATTACCTTGGAACAATTTCAGTCCAAGGTCTTTGATGTGGAAAAGGCTAATCTTATGTCCTATCTTGAATCGGACAAGGAAGACCCCTTTTATACCAGTGAACTTAACCTTTATGACCTCTTTTATCAAGATGAGAATCTAAAAATTTCTAAGTTTGCTAATGTAGACTTGGTTGAGCAGGAAAACTCTTTTACAGCCTATCAAGAATTTCAAAGGATGCTCAGAGAAGACCAGATAGATATTTTTATTTTGGGAGAATTTGAGTCTGCTTTGATTTTAGAGGAAATCAACCGATTTCCCTTTCAGGCTAGAAAAGTTTACAAGTTTGTCAACTATAGTCAAGAAGTCTTCAATGTTACAAAAGAAAAACTTGGACGACGAAACGATTATCAGTCAATCCTACAACTCGCTTACCATCTGCCCTTGACCTATGGTCACAAAGATTTTCCAGTAGCCCTTGTTCTCAACGGTATGCTGGGAGGTTTTGCCCACTCCCGTCTTTTTACGCAAGTGAGGGAAAAAGAAGGGTTGGCCTATTCAATCGGCAGTCAAGTCCATCCCTATACAGATTTACTGCAGGTTTACGCAGGGATTGACAGGCACCAACGAGAGAAAACTCTAAGGATGATCAATCGAGAGTGGCACTACTTAAAATCCGGTCGCTTTTCTAGTCAACTCCTTCGTCAAAGCAAACAGTTACTTCTAAACAATTATGCACTGGCAGAAGACTCTCCCAAGACTCTGATTGAAAGACGCTACAATAAACTCTACCTAGGTCAGCAGGACCAGAATCCTTCCACTTGGGCTGAGAAAATCTCTAGAGTCACCAAGGCCGACATCATGCAATTGGCTCGAAACATTCATCTACAGGCTCTCTATTATTTAGAAGGAGACAAGTAG
- the yaaA gene encoding S4 domain-containing protein YaaA, producing the protein MDYKLFEDYITLQALLKDLRIIASGGAVKSFLAETTVLFNGQDEKRRGKKLRIGDVVELPEKNLTITLVQPSNEEMAQHQEDKAEKERVAALVKKMSQKNTKKQKKPKFKTQRPAQKEGQGKQKSDRRPVRFPGT; encoded by the coding sequence ATGGACTACAAACTGTTTGAAGACTACATTACCCTCCAGGCCTTATTAAAGGATTTACGGATAATTGCAAGTGGAGGAGCTGTCAAATCCTTTTTAGCAGAAACTACCGTTCTCTTTAATGGACAAGACGAAAAAAGACGAGGAAAAAAATTGCGGATTGGGGATGTCGTTGAGCTCCCCGAAAAAAATTTAACCATCACTCTTGTCCAACCTAGCAACGAGGAAATGGCTCAACACCAAGAAGATAAGGCTGAAAAAGAGAGAGTCGCTGCCTTAGTAAAAAAAATGAGTCAGAAAAATACTAAGAAGCAAAAGAAACCAAAGTTTAAGACCCAACGACCAGCCCAAAAAGAAGGACAGGGCAAGCAAAAATCAGATCGGCGTCCTGTGCGTTTCCCTGGTACCTAA
- a CDS encoding energy-coupling factor transporter transmembrane component T family protein — translation MDKLILGRYVPGNSLVHRLDPRSKLIAMFLFIVIVFWANNLITNLLLTAFTLFLILLSRVKLTFFLKGLRSMFVIILFTTAFQIVFNHRGNLVWQVWIIKITDYGLGQAALIFMRFVLIICFSTLLTLTTTPLSLADAVESLLSPLKPLKVPVHEIGLMLSLSLRFVPTLMDDTSRIMKAQRARGLEFGQGNLIQKVKSIVPILIPLFASSFKRADALAIAMEARGYQGGDGRTKYRRLNWQGVDSLAILTLLIVGCLLFLLKST, via the coding sequence ATGGATAAATTAATCTTAGGACGCTATGTCCCGGGAAACTCTCTGGTACACCGCCTAGACCCCCGCAGCAAACTCATAGCCATGTTCCTTTTTATCGTGATTGTTTTTTGGGCCAACAACCTCATCACTAACCTCCTGCTGACGGCCTTTACCCTTTTTTTGATTCTCTTATCTAGAGTCAAGTTGACCTTCTTTCTTAAGGGACTTAGGTCCATGTTTGTCATCATCCTTTTCACCACGGCCTTTCAAATCGTTTTTAACCACAGAGGAAACCTAGTCTGGCAGGTCTGGATTATAAAAATCACAGACTATGGTCTAGGGCAGGCAGCCTTGATTTTTATGCGCTTCGTTTTAATCATCTGTTTTTCAACCCTACTGACGTTAACGACGACCCCTTTGAGCCTAGCCGATGCTGTCGAGTCCCTGCTCAGCCCCCTCAAGCCTCTCAAGGTACCCGTTCACGAAATTGGTCTCATGCTGTCTTTGAGCCTGCGTTTCGTCCCAACTCTCATGGATGATACCAGTCGTATCATGAAGGCCCAGCGAGCCCGTGGTCTTGAATTTGGCCAAGGGAACCTAATTCAAAAGGTTAAATCGATTGTTCCCATTCTGATTCCCCTCTTTGCTTCTAGCTTTAAGCGAGCCGACGCCCTGGCCATTGCTATGGAGGCAAGAGGCTATCAGGGCGGAGATGGCAGGACCAAGTATCGCCGTCTAAACTGGCAAGGGGTTGATAGCTTAGCTATCCTCACCCTCCTAATAGTGGGTTGCCTCCTCTTTCTACTTAAAAGTACCTAA
- a CDS encoding energy-coupling factor ABC transporter ATP-binding protein, which translates to MGISLKQVSFTYQAGTPFEGRALFDISLEIEDGSYTAFIGHTGSGKSTIMQLLNGLNLPSQGTVIVDDLEIKPDSKNKDIKSVRQKVGLVFQFPESQLFEETVLKDVAFGPQNFGVSKEKAEKIARQKLAQVGLTADLFEKNPFDLSGGQMRRVAIAGILAMEPKILVLDEPTAGLDPKGRRELMELFARLHQEGQTIVLVTHLMDDVANYADQVFVLEKGHLVASGKPKEIFQEVDFLESKQLGVPKITKFAQKMQERGLVLESLPITINEFVEGLHG; encoded by the coding sequence ATGGGCATTAGTCTCAAACAAGTAAGTTTTACCTATCAAGCGGGAACGCCATTTGAAGGGCGTGCCCTTTTTGATATTAGTCTGGAAATTGAGGATGGCTCTTATACAGCCTTTATTGGTCATACTGGGAGTGGCAAGTCAACCATCATGCAACTCCTCAATGGACTCAATCTGCCCAGCCAAGGAACCGTGATAGTCGATGATTTGGAGATTAAACCAGACTCTAAAAATAAGGACATTAAATCCGTCCGCCAGAAGGTGGGACTGGTTTTCCAATTCCCAGAAAGTCAATTGTTCGAAGAAACCGTCCTTAAGGATGTGGCCTTCGGTCCGCAGAATTTCGGTGTCTCTAAGGAAAAAGCAGAGAAAATTGCCCGTCAAAAATTGGCCCAGGTTGGTCTGACAGCAGATCTCTTTGAAAAAAATCCCTTTGATTTATCGGGGGGGCAGATGCGACGGGTAGCCATTGCTGGGATTTTGGCTATGGAACCAAAAATCTTAGTGCTTGATGAACCGACTGCCGGTCTTGACCCCAAGGGACGCCGAGAATTAATGGAGCTTTTTGCCCGACTTCATCAAGAAGGGCAGACCATTGTTTTAGTCACCCATCTAATGGACGATGTGGCCAATTATGCGGATCAAGTCTTTGTTCTGGAGAAGGGTCATCTGGTAGCTTCTGGTAAGCCCAAAGAGATTTTCCAAGAGGTTGACTTCCTAGAAAGCAAGCAATTGGGCGTGCCCAAAATCACTAAGTTTGCTCAAAAAATGCAAGAACGTGGTCTAGTATTGGAGAGTCTGCCAATCACCATCAATGAATTTGTGGAGGGCCTGCATGGATAA
- the yfmH gene encoding EF-P 5-aminopentanol modification-associated protein YfmH produces MLEKNYYPAIKETLYKTRLENGMKVYLLPKQDFQEMTALLQVDFGALDDSPSEQDFIKESPAGLAHFLEHKLFEMADGQDAGLKFSELGVDSNAFTSFEKTAYYFTSLGQNLEALELLQDFVRSLTIDKKSLEREKKIIAQEVDMYLDDPDYQLYSGVLANLYPNTKLAQDIAGSRDSLKKITLKWLRKSHKTYYQPDKMTLFLIGDFQLEPALDSIKKAQANFTTKLTRLDRNPLKLTSPVKRKSISLDVAKPKLALGFRLPAKNHQLFKQKLALRLFFSLLFGWTSQNYQLWYEQGLIDDSFDMEIELGFRFRFLILTMDTREPIKMANHIKSVLRNFSTSADFNKEHLDLIKREIYGEFMRSLDSIENLSSQLASFQSQDESYLELPSILSSLQLAELEQVGQSFIEKMEASEFTIFPN; encoded by the coding sequence ATGCTGGAAAAAAATTATTACCCTGCGATTAAAGAAACTCTCTATAAGACTAGACTTGAAAATGGCATGAAGGTTTACCTCCTGCCTAAGCAGGATTTTCAGGAGATGACTGCTCTTCTTCAGGTGGATTTTGGAGCCCTTGATGATAGCCCATCAGAGCAGGATTTTATCAAAGAGAGCCCTGCTGGATTAGCACATTTTTTGGAACATAAACTATTTGAAATGGCCGATGGACAGGATGCCGGACTAAAATTCTCGGAATTAGGGGTAGACAGCAATGCCTTTACTAGTTTTGAGAAAACAGCCTATTATTTTACCAGTCTTGGCCAAAATCTAGAGGCTCTGGAACTTTTACAGGATTTTGTGAGAAGTCTCACCATTGATAAAAAGTCACTTGAGCGAGAGAAAAAAATCATCGCTCAAGAGGTTGACATGTACCTTGACGACCCTGACTACCAACTTTACAGTGGCGTTTTGGCAAATTTGTATCCAAATACTAAACTTGCCCAGGACATCGCTGGTAGTCGAGATAGCTTAAAAAAGATTACGCTAAAGTGGCTTAGAAAAAGCCACAAGACCTATTATCAACCAGATAAGATGACCCTCTTTCTCATTGGAGATTTCCAGCTAGAACCGGCTCTTGACAGCATCAAAAAAGCGCAGGCAAACTTTACTACTAAGTTGACAAGGCTTGACAGAAATCCCCTAAAATTGACAAGTCCTGTCAAGCGAAAATCAATCAGTTTAGATGTGGCTAAGCCCAAATTGGCCCTAGGTTTTCGTCTTCCGGCAAAAAATCATCAACTTTTTAAGCAGAAACTAGCCTTGAGACTTTTCTTTTCCCTCCTTTTTGGCTGGACCAGCCAAAACTACCAGCTTTGGTACGAACAAGGACTGATTGATGACTCCTTTGATATGGAAATTGAGTTAGGTTTCCGTTTTCGTTTCCTTATTCTGACCATGGACACCAGGGAACCAATTAAGATGGCCAATCATATCAAATCAGTACTAAGGAACTTCTCCACATCTGCTGATTTTAACAAGGAACATTTGGACCTGATTAAGAGAGAAATTTACGGGGAGTTTATGCGAAGCCTAGATTCCATTGAGAACCTGAGCAGTCAGTTGGCTAGTTTCCAGAGCCAAGATGAATCTTATTTGGAGCTGCCTAGTATTTTGTCTTCCTTGCAGCTAGCAGAGCTTGAACAAGTGGGGCAAAGTTTTATTGAGAAAATGGAAGCATCGGAGTTTACTATCTTTCCAAACTGA